One stretch of Methanobacteriaceae archaeon DNA includes these proteins:
- the ppsA gene encoding phosphoenolpyruvate synthase — protein sequence MYVAFFEDLNKEDVDIAGGKGANLGELTQAGIPVPPGFVVTSETYDKFMRETGIYGEVMGFLDSLDVNNNKKLQEAAKNIKKIIIETEVPEDIKTLIIEAYNALCQRIGTENVFVAIRSSATAEDLPEASFAGQQDTFLNIKGPQDVLEYVQKCWASLFEARAIFYREENNFDHSKVYIAVVVQEMVEAEKAGVMFTVHPSTGEEKILIEGSWGLGEAVVSGTVTPDTYWVDKATGEILEVTISEKNVMFKKDPKAGKTIKTEVPTDLKNKRVLNEDELETLTEMGKRIHDHYEFPQDTEWAFKDGELFMLQSRPVTTLGGNHSESQDAEERERIVITKGLGASPGMASGAVKIVNDIDELDKIHEGDVLVTVMTTPDMVPAMKRASGIITDEGGVTCHAAIVSRELGIPCVVGTSDASKTLDENQLVTLDGKKGIIYEGILKVSEKKVEDTQTFAEAPVLTVTEVKVNVSMVEAAQKAAATGADGVGLLRTEHMMLTSGVHPKKFITDGREDDLVKILVENILKVADAFYPRPVWYRTLDAPTDEFKTLDGGQDEPYEHNPMLGWRGIRRELDEPEILKAEFNAIKKLHEQGYTNIGIMVPLVQHPDELKKAKQIAEEVGLKPHKDIEFGIMVETPAAALIIEDFIDVGLDFVSFGTNDLTQYTLAIDRNNEHVAGLYTEGHPAVLKLIERVIKKCNAAGVKTSICGQAGSMPKIVEKLVELGIDSVSANTDAVADVRRTVARGEQKLLLRAARKMVTE from the coding sequence ATGAGAGAAACAGGGATTTATGGTGAAGTAATGGGCTTTTTAGACTCTCTGGATGTTAATAACAATAAAAAACTCCAGGAAGCCGCTAAAAATATTAAAAAAATCATTATTGAAACCGAAGTTCCTGAAGACATTAAAACGTTGATTATAGAAGCTTACAATGCACTTTGCCAACGTATTGGTACTGAAAATGTTTTTGTGGCCATTCGTTCATCTGCCACAGCAGAAGATTTACCTGAAGCCTCTTTCGCAGGACAGCAAGATACTTTTCTTAATATTAAAGGCCCACAAGATGTCTTAGAATATGTGCAAAAATGTTGGGCATCTCTTTTTGAAGCAAGAGCAATTTTCTACAGAGAAGAAAATAATTTTGATCACTCCAAGGTATATATTGCAGTAGTAGTTCAAGAAATGGTGGAAGCTGAAAAAGCAGGTGTAATGTTCACGGTACATCCTTCTACTGGTGAAGAAAAGATTCTTATTGAAGGTTCTTGGGGATTAGGTGAAGCTGTAGTTTCTGGAACTGTTACTCCTGACACTTACTGGGTGGACAAAGCTACCGGTGAAATTCTGGAAGTTACCATCAGTGAGAAAAATGTAATGTTCAAAAAAGACCCTAAGGCTGGAAAGACCATTAAAACAGAAGTTCCCACTGATTTGAAAAACAAGCGGGTTTTAAATGAAGATGAACTGGAAACTCTAACTGAAATGGGTAAAAGGATACACGACCACTATGAATTCCCACAAGATACTGAATGGGCTTTTAAAGATGGTGAACTATTCATGCTCCAGTCCAGACCAGTTACTACTTTAGGTGGAAACCATAGCGAATCTCAAGATGCAGAAGAAAGAGAGAGAATAGTAATAACTAAGGGATTAGGCGCCAGTCCGGGTATGGCTTCTGGTGCGGTAAAAATAGTTAATGATATTGATGAGCTGGACAAAATTCATGAAGGTGACGTTCTGGTTACTGTTATGACCACTCCGGACATGGTTCCGGCCATGAAACGTGCCAGTGGGATTATCACCGATGAGGGTGGAGTAACCTGTCACGCTGCTATTGTTTCCAGGGAATTGGGAATACCTTGTGTGGTAGGGACATCGGATGCTTCTAAAACCCTTGATGAAAATCAATTAGTTACTCTGGATGGTAAAAAGGGAATTATTTACGAAGGAATACTCAAAGTTTCTGAGAAAAAAGTGGAAGATACACAAACATTTGCTGAAGCACCAGTATTAACTGTCACTGAGGTAAAAGTCAATGTAAGTATGGTTGAAGCGGCTCAAAAGGCAGCAGCTACAGGAGCAGACGGTGTGGGCTTACTGCGAACAGAACACATGATGTTAACCTCTGGAGTCCACCCTAAAAAGTTCATTACAGATGGAAGAGAAGATGATTTGGTAAAAATACTGGTAGAAAATATTCTAAAAGTAGCTGATGCATTTTATCCTCGACCAGTATGGTACCGAACTCTGGATGCCCCAACAGATGAATTTAAAACATTAGATGGTGGCCAAGACGAACCTTATGAACACAACCCTATGCTGGGCTGGAGAGGAATCAGAAGGGAACTGGACGAACCAGAAATCTTAAAAGCTGAATTCAATGCCATTAAAAAACTTCACGAACAGGGCTACACCAATATTGGTATTATGGTACCTTTAGTACAGCACCCTGACGAGCTTAAAAAGGCCAAGCAAATTGCCGAGGAAGTTGGATTGAAACCTCATAAGGATATAGAGTTTGGAATCATGGTAGAAACTCCTGCAGCAGCTCTTATAATTGAAGACTTCATTGATGTGGGACTTGACTTTGTAAGCTTTGGAACTAATGATTTAACCCAATACACTCTGGCCATTGACAGAAACAATGAGCACGTAGCAGGCTTATACACTGAAGGACACCCTGCAGTTTTAAAACTCATTGAAAGAGTTATTAAGAAATGTAATGCCGCTGGAGTCAAAACCAGTATTTGTGGCCAGGCTGGAAGTATGCCTAAAATTGTAGAAAAACTGGTAGAGCTTGGAATTGACAGTGTATCTGCAAATACGGATGCTGTAGCTGACGTCAGAAGGACTGTGGCCCGTGGAGAGCAAAAATTACTTTTAAGGGCTGCTAGGAAGATGGTTACGGAATAA